The Candidatus Eremiobacterota bacterium genomic interval GGCGACCTCGAGCGTCGCCTGCACGATGATCGGCGCGACGGCGTTCGGGAGCAGGTGCCGGAAGATGATCCGCCCGTCCTTGTTCCCGAGCGCGCGTGCCGCCTCGGCGAACTCCCGCTCGCGCAACGAAAGGAACGAGGCGCGGACGAGCCGCGCGACCGAGGGCCACGAGATCAGCCCGATGATGATGACGATCGTCGCGAAGTTCAGCGCCGCCTTGTTCGAGGTGGCGGCGACGATCGCGGTCAGCACCAGCAGCAGCGGCAGAAGCGGGATCGAGAGCACGACGTCGGTCGCGCGCATGATGATGAAGTCGATCCAGCCGCCGTAGTAGCCGGAGATGGCGCCGAGCACGGTCCCGATCGAGATCTCCATGATCACCGCGAACAGCGCGACGGTCAGCGAGATGCGCGCCCCGAACATCAGCCGGGCGAGCAGGTCGCGCCCGTTCTCGTCGGTGCCGAGCAG includes:
- a CDS encoding ABC transporter permease yields the protein MAATLPITPSDLAAADEVAISRNTVWRRFRRHKIALIGAVVIALMALFAIFANQLAAAVGWADPNFIDQVHWQGYPLAPGTAGHLLGTDENGRDLLARLMFGARISLTVALFAVIMEISIGTVLGAISGYYGGWIDFIIMRATDVVLSIPLLPLLLVLTAIVAATSNKAALNFATIVIIIGLISWPSVARLVRASFLSLREREFAEAARALGNKDGRIIFRHLLPNAVAPIIVQATLEVANVIILESTLSFLGFGIQPPTASWGNMLANAQSNMTQAPWAAVFPGLCILVTVLAINYLGDGLRDALDPNAQ